From the genome of Deltaproteobacteria bacterium HGW-Deltaproteobacteria-18, one region includes:
- a CDS encoding DUF1456 domain-containing protein — MTNNDILRRLRYALNLDNAGVIRLFTLGGHGLSQKDLDLLLKKDDEPGFVDCPDVLLSAFLDGLITSRRGARDLASETAETLNNNLILRKIRIALELKDSDMIRILDAGGMEISKSELSALFRKQGHRNFVYCRDQLLRKFLSGLAKISREELT, encoded by the coding sequence ATGACCAACAACGACATTCTGCGCCGATTGCGCTATGCATTGAACCTGGACAACGCCGGCGTCATCCGGCTCTTCACTCTGGGCGGACACGGATTGAGCCAGAAAGATCTCGACCTGCTGCTCAAAAAGGACGACGAGCCGGGTTTCGTGGATTGCCCGGACGTGCTGCTGAGCGCTTTTCTGGACGGGCTGATCACTTCAAGACGCGGCGCACGGGATCTGGCCTCCGAAACGGCCGAAACTCTGAACAACAACCTGATCCTGCGCAAGATCCGCATCGCCCTTGAACTCAAGGACTCGGACATGATCCGTATTCTGGACGCTGGCGGCATGGAGATTTCAAAGTCCGAACTCTCCGCCCTATTCCGCAAACAGGGACATCGCAATTTCGTGTACTGCCGGGATCAGCTCTTGAGAAAATTTTTGAGCGGGCTGGCAAAAATCTCGCGGGAGGAACTCACATGA